In the Longimicrobiales bacterium genome, one interval contains:
- a CDS encoding 3-hydroxybutyryl-CoA dehydrogenase, producing MDISKVGVVGCGLMGSGIAEIAAKSGFDVVVREMNDELLQKGQARIQKSMDRAVKKEKLTAADRDAAGARLSYTTHVSDLAECDIIIEAIVEELDAKNALFGELDGICGDNTIFASNTSSLTITDMAAATERADRFVGLHFFNPVPVMKLVEVVKTIVTSAETFDRAHAFAKALGKVPIAAKDNSGFVVNLLLVPYMLDAIRQLERGVASIEDIDTGMALGCGYPMGPFMLCDFVGIDTLYKISEIMFDEYREERYAPPPLLKRIVAMGRYGRKTGMGFYDWSGDKPVALEL from the coding sequence GTGGATATCAGCAAGGTGGGGGTGGTCGGATGTGGCCTCATGGGCAGTGGCATCGCGGAGATCGCAGCCAAGAGCGGCTTCGATGTTGTGGTACGTGAGATGAACGACGAGCTGCTTCAGAAAGGGCAGGCCCGTATTCAGAAGTCGATGGACCGGGCGGTCAAAAAAGAGAAGCTCACTGCTGCGGATCGCGATGCAGCGGGGGCTCGCCTGAGTTACACGACTCATGTGTCCGATCTGGCTGAGTGTGACATCATCATCGAGGCCATCGTGGAAGAACTCGACGCCAAGAATGCCCTGTTTGGTGAACTCGATGGTATCTGCGGTGACAACACGATCTTCGCGTCGAACACCAGCTCCCTGACCATCACCGATATGGCCGCGGCCACGGAGCGAGCGGATCGTTTCGTGGGGCTGCACTTCTTCAACCCGGTCCCGGTCATGAAGCTCGTCGAGGTCGTGAAGACCATCGTGACGAGCGCCGAGACCTTTGATAGGGCCCACGCCTTTGCGAAGGCGCTGGGCAAGGTCCCGATCGCCGCGAAAGACAACTCGGGTTTTGTCGTGAACCTCTTGCTGGTTCCCTACATGCTTGACGCGATCAGGCAGCTGGAACGAGGTGTCGCGAGCATTGAGGACATCGACACGGGAATGGCGCTGGGTTGTGGTTACCCAATGGGGCCGTTCATGCTGTGCGACTTCGTCGGTATCGACACGCTCTACAAGATCAGTGAGATCATGTTCGACGAGTATCGGGAAGAGCGGTACGCCCCTCCGCCATTGCTCAAGCGAATCGTCGCGATGGGTCGTTACGGCCGAAAGACCGGTATGGGCTTCTATGACTGGTCTGGTGATAAGCCGGTGGCCCTAGAGCTCTAG